TCTTGCTTTACCATACTCATGATGGTCAGCCGGTACTACTTCACCACCAAAATGCTGAGTTATAAGCTGCATCCCATAACATATACCAAGGATAGGCAATCCAAGGTCCCAGATACCGTCATCCGGTTTATAAGCATCTTCTGCATAAACAGATGCAGGTCCACCAGAGAGGATAATACCCTTTGGTTTACGTGCTTTGATATCTTCGATACTTTCACGGTATGGTACTACCTCTGTATAGACACCTGATTCTCTAAGTTTTCTAGCTACTAGCTGCGTATACTGCGAACCAAAATCGAGTACGACAATAGGTACTTCTTTTTTCATCAATGCATTCCTTAAAAGTTTCGTAGTGAAATTTTACACAAAAAAGGTATAGAAGAGTCTGAAAGTAAAAAAGAGTTAAAAAATGAGGAATGGCTTTCAGGCAGTTCTGCCTGAAAGAATAAAACATTAATGAAGATGAAGTACTTCGAACTGCAAAAACCATACTGCCACAGATACGATGTATCCAACAAGTACCGTCCAAGCCAGTTTTATGTGTGAAGAAAATGTATAGATACCATGTAGTTTACCCATAACACCAACACCTGCAGCTGAGCCGAAACTAATGAGTGATCCCCCTACTCCGGCTGTTAGCGTTACAAGCATCCATTGTGCATGCGCTTCAAAGTCCGGTCCCATATCCGGGCTCGATTTTAGTACCGCGGACATCACAGGTACATTATCCACGACCGCAGAAAGGAAACCGACACCTATGTTTACTGCTGTTGGACCAAACTGTGAGTAAAGTGCAGTGAAATACTCCAAGAATCCAAGGAAATGGAGACCACCCACAGCAGCCAAGATACCAAAGAAGAAGAGTAAAGTATCATTCTCGATCTTAGCGATAAATGAGAATACATTGACTTCCGGACACTCTACACCTTCACTGTCATATCTTACCTCTCTGCTCATACGGTAGATATAAAGTTTTAAGATCGCAAGACCGAACATCATACCCCACATTGCAGGAAGATGGAGTACCTGGTGAGAGAGAACCGCTGAAGCGATTGTCACAGCAAAAAGAGCCATGATCACTTTACCACCCGGAGCAATCTTCTCTTCTTTCTCATCACTATGGAAAGGTGGTGTTGCATCCGGTACAAAACGGCTAAGCAAGAATGCAGTGACAAACCATCCGAGAACAGCAGCAGGGAAAAGATAAAGGAAGTCGACAAAATCCCCTTTACCGTCAACCCACACCATCAGTGTCGTAATATCACCAAACGGTGACCATGCTCCCCCTGCATTCGCAGCCACAACGATATTGATCGCTGAAGGGACCAAGAACTCTTTATTCCTTGCATCAATAGTGATCAATACTGTTGAAAGGATCAATGCTGTTGTCAGGTTATCTGCAATAGGAGAGATGAAAAATGCCAAAAGACCGGTGATCCAGAAGAGTTTTCTGTAGCCGTATCCCTTTGAAACAAGGTTATAACGGAGTGTAGAGAAGACTTTGCGGTCAATCATTGCCTCAATATAGGTCATTGCAACATATAAAAAGAAGAAGATTCCCGCAATTTCAACAATCAATATCTCAATCTCATGGTGAAGATGTGAACCATCCAGCCCATTGAATGCATAGTACAATCCAATAAGTACAAAGATCAATGTACCTGCAAAAAGTGCCGGTTTTGCTTTATTAATGTGATACTTGTCTTCTGCTGCGATAAAGTAATACCCTACCACAAAAATGATCAGGGAAAGAATCCCCACCCACGTTGTTGTCAAATCTATATGCATTGCTGCTTCAGCTGCCATATCTGCTCCTATTGTAATTTCTTGACCACCTTCATTGATGAATCTATACATAGTTTCTGTCTCAAGATTCTATATAGTGTGATCCCAATGATTCTTTTCTAGCCAATGCCGCTTCAACGATCGCAGAAGCAGTATTGAGCCTTAAGCGTAACAATCTACCAATCTCTCTGTTCTTCATATCATAGATAAGATTTTTGGCTTCATGAAGTCCTGCTTTGGTCCTGATAATGCCTATATCTTCCCACATTATTTTACGTAACTGGTGTTTATATTTTTTGTCATTATCTTTGTGCAGAATGTTACCGTAATCTTTATCAAAGACAGGTGTTTGCGTGACTTTCTGCTCTTTGGACAAGAGATGATCAACTGCACGTTTGGCAAATACCACCCCTTCTAACAATGAGTTGGATGCCAAACGATTGGCTCCATGTACACCCGTTCGTGCAGCCTCACCAATCGCATACAATCCCTCCATTCCATCAATGCAACCGTTGATATCTGTCTTGATACCTCCATTTGAGTAGTGAAATGCCGGAGAGATAGAGATACGGTCTTTAGGAAATTTATAGCCTAGTGCACCAAAAGTCTGTGTAATATTTGGAAAGCGTTTAGCAAACCATTTTTCATCAAACATTGAGAAGTCCAGATAGACTTTTTCACCGGTTTTTCGCTTATAATCAAAAATACCGCGTGCTACAATATCCCGGCTTGCCAACTCTCCGCGCTCATCATAATCAAACAAAAAACGGTTTCCGTTTTCACCGACAACATACGCACCTTCACCTCTAAGTGCTTCAGTAAGCAGTAGTTTTCTAGCATACGGTGTTTCTACATACACTGTCGGGTGAAACTGCATAAACTCCATATCAGCAAGTTCTATCCCTTTTTCGACACAGATCCCGTGTATATCCGCACTTACCGTACGTGAATTCGTATTGTACTCATAAAGTGATCCTACACCTCCAGAAGCAATGATCACATTATCTGCATAGATAGTAGTAGGCTGGTAGTTCACAGTTGCCTTTACTCCATAACATCTACCATTTTCAATCAAGAGGTCATATACCAGTGTATTTCTTTGTAACTTGTGCTTATTTTGTACCATCATGAAATAATGTATATAGCGGCCTGTCGCATCACCGCCTGCATGAATGATACGCTCGGTAGAGTGTGCTGCTTCCTTGGTATACAGAAGGTTTCCATTTGGACCGGTGTCAAACTTCATGCCTCTTTTGATCAGATCAGGGGTGGTCTCCAATGAAGTACGTGAAAGTATCTCGACAGCTTGTTTATCATTATGATAAGCACCTGCTGCCATGGTATCCTGAACATGCAACTTAACATCCGCTTCATTTAGAGCAGTTGTCATTCCTCCTTGTGCATAAAATGTATTGCATTCCCAGGGAATATCCTTGCAGACGACCAATACATTTTTAGACGCAGGAAGGTTCATCGCTGCATATAAGCCTGCAATCCCTGCTCCGATAATCAATACATCATACTTTTCAGGCATTAGTTTTCTCCGTTGTTTTTGGCTGGTCAGGTACATAGACAGGATCTGTTTTATGACCGCATCCACTCAATACCATACAGCAAAGAGATGTTATAATCACGCCATGAAAAGCGCGCAAACAATTTTGTCTCATCTTCAAGGGCAACCTCAATTTAGATATTTAAAGCGACATGAGTGCTACCAAAAGTATATCAGACTTTTGAGTGAAAAGTACCAGAAGGCAATCGCTTTTGTCTATGTCAAACAGAACACGCTTTATATTGCAGTAACTCACCCAGGCTTCAAAATGGAGCTAAATTATAATAAAGAAGTGTTGAAAGATATTCTATCTCAATTTACACTTATGGAGAAAAACTGCAATATGTTACAAGCTGACAAGGTTGTTGTCTTTCATTCCAAGTATCATAAGTTGCCTGACCATACAGAAGAGTCGTCCACTGTTCCACATTACTATGAACTCGCAGAAGGTAAATTCGAAATTTGCAGTGATGATGCCAAGTTACAAGAAAAATTTGAAGCTATTAAAACCAGTATAAAGAAGAATCTGTGAAAGAGACGATACAAAATCTTCCTGATTCCCCGGGTGTTTACCAGTATTTTGACAAGACAGGGAAATTACTTTATGTAGGAAAAGCCAAAAGCTTGAAAAACCGTGTGAAAAGCTATTGGAGATTTACACCTTTATTCAGACCAAATCCTGATCAGTCCAGCCGTATTTTGATGATGCTGAGTGAGGCCCAAAAAGTTGAGTATATCATTGTAGAGAGTGAAGAAGATGCACTGATCTTGGAAAATTCACTGATCAAACAGCTCAAACCCAAATTCAATATCCTTTTGAGGGATGACAAAACCTATCCCTATATCTATATCGATGAATCTGTCGACTATCCGCGCTTTGAGATCACCAGAAAAGTGGTTAAAGGCAAGGAGATCACCTATTACGGTCCATTCCCTACAGGGGGGAGAGCATTACTCGATGCGATCTATGAGGTCTATCCGCTTGTACAGAAAAAATCATGCCTCAAAGAGGGGAAGGTCTGTCTGTTTTATCAGATCAAAAAATGCTTAGGACCATGTGAAGGGAAGATCACACCAGAAGAGTATGCAAAGATCATCGGTGAAGTTAAATCCTCTATTACAAAGCGTAAAAAACTGTTAAATGTTCTTGGTGACAAGATGACTAATCTAGCGATCAATGAGCGTTTTGAAGAAGCAGCAAAAATGAGGGACATGATCCAGTCCATCTCAACTCTTACATTAACATCCAATATTGATATCGCAGATCGTGTTGATCTGGATATCTTTGCGATCAAAAACGGAGATGAGAGAGGAGTGATCGTCAAGCTTTTTATGAGAGAAGGTAAAGTGATCTCTTCTTCACACAGTTACTTCAGACATACTCACATCTATGATGAAAATGAAGCGTATAAACAAGCACTGCTTGAGTTTTACGGCGTTGATGTACCTCATGTCAGTAAGCAGATTCTTACTGCACACCCCTTTGAAGATGCTGAACAGGTGGAACATACACTTTCTAAACGTTTTGGACAAAGGATCGAGATCATTACGCCGCAAAGAGGTCCCAAGAAAAAACTCATTGAACTAGCACTCCAAAACTGTGATGAACTACTAAGAAAGCCAAAAGAGAAGAATATCATAGAACAAAAGGTTGCAGATCTGCTTGACCTTTCAACGATCCCATACCGGATAGAGACATTTGACAACTCACATATGATGGGTGCTGCAACTGTTGGAGGTATGGTCGTTTGGGATGAAGGGATTTGGGATAAGAGTAGTTACCGTCGTTATGAGTTACATGCAAAAGACGAATACGGTCAGATGAAAGAACTGCTAAGTCGCAGAATTGAAAAGTTTGCGGAGGAACCTGCTCCTGACTTATGGATCCTTGATGGAGGCCAGGCCAATCTTAACCTTGCAAAAAAACTATTACATGAAGCTGGTGTAAACCTTGATGTCATTGCGATTGCTAAAGAGAAGCTTGATGCAAAGGCACACCGTGCAAAAGGATCTTCCAAAGACCTTCTCTATACTGATGGAGGTGTCATTGAACTAAAACCTACTGACGAACGTCTGCACTGGATCCAAAGACAAAGAGATGAGGCGCATCGTTACGCTATTACGTATCATCAAAATAAAAAAAGGAAAGAAGATATACAGGTCTCGTTTCTTAATCAAAAGGGGATCGGGAAAGCAACACTTAAAAAGCTTATTGACTACTTTGGTACGTTCGATTCGATTCAAAATGCTTCATTGGAAGAACTCACGCGGGTCACCAATGAAAAAATTGCGAAAATAATTTTAAATCAAAAAGAAGAACAGTAGTATTAAAAAGAGTTTACTAACTCTATAAATAAACCTAAATCTTAATATTTTTTACTAAAAAAGCGTATTTCAATCCACTTTTAGTTTAATTGTTATAAAGTTTGTGTAATAATTTTTTTAATTTACTAGTTGGTAGCTGTCTGTAAATATTAATAAAAAAATTTTTATTTCATTTGAACAAGGAGTAAAATATGCAAAGACCTGAACCGATTGATGAAGAATTCAAATTTGAACAAGGTTTGATTGTCAGTTCTACTGACCAAAAGGGGATCATAACCTATGCAAATAGAAAGTTCTGTGAAATTGCCAACTATTCACGTGGTGAATTAGTGGGTAAAAATCATAACATAGTGAGACACCCTGATATGCCAAAGGCTGCATTTCAGGAACTGTGGGACACCATCAAGAGCGGTAAAGAATGGACCGGAGTCGTAAAAAATTTGCGTAAAGACGGTAAATATTATTGGGTCTATTCACATATAACTCCAATAGAAAAAGATGGGGAAATCGTAGGTTATACAGCTGCTAGAAGACCTGCATCACAAACTGAGATCAATGAAATCATACCTGTATACAAAGAGTTACTGGAAAAAGAAAAAAATTAAAGGAGTTATTCAGATATGTACTACATAACCAATCAAAATCATCAAGTTGTAGCTGTAGATAAGGCACTACTTGATCTCATAGGACTTCAAAGTGTTGAAGAACTGTATCAGAAAGTGATAAAAGAAGAAATCTCTTTTACCTCTTTGAGCCCTGATAGTTTAATAATCGTCTCTGGAGACAACGAAGAGAATCAATATAATTTTGACTTAAAAAGCACATCACTCTCAAGTATGTTAGGCGAACTTACTCTTAATGTTCTAACAACTTCTGAGATTTTGGAAAAACCTGAAAAAGAAAGTATTTCATTTTCAGAGGATATAGGCCTTATTGATGAGAAAGAAGAGCCTCTCTCTATTCTTGAAACTGAAGATACCGGTACAGATGAAGAGATAATCTCTATATTAGATGAAGATTTTCTTAAAGAACCGGAAGAAGAGATTGGTATCAGTGAGGAAGAACCTGCTGATTTTGAGCCGATAGGAATATTAGAGGAAGAAGAAGTTGAACTTCCTACTCTCGAGCCGACTGTTGCGGAAGAAGAAAGTGTGGCAATCACTACAGAAGCTACTCCTGAAGTTGAAAAATCAACAGAGCCTATCTATATTGATGTTACAGCAGTATGTAAAACTATCGGTATTACACCTGATGAATATAACACCTTCTTAAATGAGTTCATCGATACTGCGATTTCACTAGAGCAAGATATTAACAGTGAGAACGATGAAACACAATCTTCGGCGATTAAAACACTTGTACAACTTTCAGAAGTTTTGCATCTCCCTGAACTTTCAAATGCTGCAAAAGAGATAGAAAAAGCTTCAATTATAGAGCGTGATACATTTGTTGAAGATTTCTATAATAAACTTGCAAGAATCACTACAAAACACACTACTGTATCAGAAGTAGAAGAAGAGATCGAGCTTCCTTCTATTGAACCTGAAATAAGTCTTGAAGAAGAAGTGGTCATTGCACCGGAAATAGCAGAAGTGCCTGAAGAAGAAACATTACCTGAAGGAAGTTTTGGAACGATCGATCTTAGTAACGTAAAACCTACCCATTTCGATTTCCGATTAGAAGAGGCTGCAGATGAACTCAGCTTACCTGTTGAACTCATCGAGGAGTTTGTTCATGATTTTATAGGCCAAGCAAGAACTGAAACAGAAAATATGCTTGAAGCTTATAAACAAGGTGATTTGGACAGAATTCAAAAGATAGGGCACCTTCTCAAGGGGGCTTCGAGTAACCTTCGTATCAATCCTCTTGCCGACACACTGTATGAAATTCAGTTCTGTGAAGACAGTAATAGACTTGAAAGTTTGATTAAAAGCTACTGGGCGCACTTCATTGCATTTGAAAAACAAATGGAATTGACATCTAAATAAAGGAAAGAACATGACAATACGTAACAGACTAAAACTGCTTGGACTGGTACCAATCACCCTACTACTATTACTGGCAAGTTACTTCTTTATCACTTCATATGCCAACTTTGAAAAGGCAAATGCATTGAAACTAACTCTCAGTAACAATGCCAAGTTAGATAATCTTCTAGGACAACTCGGTAAAGAACGTGGTTTGTCATCTCTTTTCTTGGGGAGCGAACAAAAAGACTATAAAGATGTTCTTGATAAACAAAGAGTAAAAACAGATCAAGTAATTGGGGAACTCAAACTAGAGGCAATCTCCAATGACAATGCGTATCTGCCGTTTATTGCCGATTTAGTCAATAAAGATCTTTCAAAAGATTTGATGGCTTATGATAAAATGATCAAAAACCTAAGTGGTATTTCAGCGACAAGAAAGATCATTGACAGCAATAATCCTGACTTTAAAGTTGTTTTCTCAAATGAGTTTTCCAATAAGCTCACAGGTCCGACACTCAATACACTTCTAAAAGTAAACAACTTTGCACTTGACACTGATATTACAGCACTTATCTCTTCACTTACGCAACTTTATATTTCTAAGGAAAATGCAGGTCTTGAGAGAGACTACGTTGCATATTTCATGGAAAGAAGATTGTCAATGTCATTTGAAGAAATCGCACTTTGGGATGAGTTTAAAACCAAAGCGAACCTTTTTGATATTGAACATGTTACAAACCAACAACTTCGTGAAGAACTTAGAGGTTTAATGACAAGTCCTCAAGCTAATGCAATGCTTTCTGAACTTGCAGAAACTTCTTCAGCGATCCAGACAGACGTCGATAACGGGGACTATGCAGAAGAGCCAATGGACTGGTTTGCGCTACAAACAAAGAAGGTAACACTTTTATCTAAAGCAGAACTTCTTATTTCAAACACACTATGGCAAAAAAGTGAGGCCTATCTTGATAGACAGATCTTGCTTCTAACGATTGCTTCAACCATTCTTTTCCTGAGTTTAATCCTTGCATACCTTGCGTATACCACAACAAGAGATATCACAAGAAACATCGAAGAACTTGAAGATGTCCTGAATAAAGCTGTGGATGAAATGAAAAGCAGTGAGCAGTATCTTTCTTCAGATATTGCAGCAATTGAGAACATTAACCTTGATACACACGAAGGTACCAAAGAAGCTTATCATTTCCTAGATACACTCGTTGAAACTGCAAAAGAAGATAAACTCACTGCACTACAAGCGAATGAAGCAAAATCTCTTTTCCTTGCAAACATGTCACATGAGATCCGTACACCGCTGAACGGTATCGTTGGATTTACAGAAATCCTCAGAAGTACAGATCTTAACGCTGAGCAAAGAGAATTCCTGAACATTATCGATAAAAGTTCTGAAAACCTTCTCAGCATTATCAACAATATTCTTGACCTTTCTAAAATTGAAAGTAATAAAATCGAGATTGAAAACATTGTATTTGATGCAGCTGAAGAGTTCGAAAGTGCTCTTGAAACCTATGCGGTTGGTGCTGCAGAGAAAAATATCGATCTTAACTTCTATATGGATCCTAACATCTCCAAAAAACTTAAGGGTGACCCTACTAAGATCAAAGAGATTGTTATTAACCTACTTTCTAATGCTATCAAATTTACCAGTTACGGTGGAGAGATCAATGTTGAGATCAAAAGAGTTGATAGCCATGAGGGTGAATCCAACATTATGTTCAGTGTTTCAGACAATGGTATCGGTATGACAAAAGATCAGCAAGCACGTGTATTTGATGCATTCTCACAAGCAGATGTTTCAGTAACAAGAAAATACGGTGGTACGGGTCTTGGTCTTACTATCTCAAGCCAGTTTGTTGAACTTATGGGTGGTGTACTTGAACTAGAAAGTGCAAAAGATAAAGGTACGACATTCTTCTTTACTATTCCATTGGAAGAAGTAGCTTCTACAGAAGCAAATTACATTAATGCATTTACTGATGTAACGATTGGAAAATATCAACAAGATATCCCAACTAAACTTGATACATACTTTGAAAAATACTTTAACTTCTATGGCAATGCAGTTAAACATTTCGAATCTGTAGGAGATCTTAAAGAGCTAATTGACAGTGACTCATGTTCTTCTTACTGGGTTGATATCGATAAAGCAAAACAAAATATTCTTGATGCTGTACGCAATATCGACAAATCCAAACTTATTGTCATTGCAAATATTACAAGCAGAAACAAAGTAGAAGAGATTGGTGTTCCACAAGAGAATGTTATCTATAAGCCTATTACTATGACCAAAGTACAAGAGGTATTGAGTACTACATCAGAAACGACACCACAGATCATTGAAGAAGCTGAAGCAAAACAAGAGACATACTTTGATGCGAATATTCTTGTAACTGAAGACAATATTATCAACCAAAAACTTATTACCCGTATCCTACAACAGCACGGTATTAACGTTGATATTGCCAATAACGGTCTAGAGTCATTTGAAAAACGTAGATCAGGGAATTATGATCTTATCTTCATGGATATACAAATGCCGGTAATGGATGGTATCGAAGCAACACATGAGATCCTTGACTTTGAGGAAGATGAGGAAGAAGCACATATTCCTATCGTTGCCTTGACTGCAAATGCACTGAAAGGCGATAGAGAAAGATTCCTTGCTGAGGGTATGGATGAGTATATCACCAAACCGATCGAAACGGATGAGCTGCTTTATATTCTTAATAAGTTCTTATCACATAAAGCTGTTTCAGAGAAAAAAGATATAGCGAGTGCACCGACAGTTGCTAAGACTGAAGAAGTTGAGAGTTCAACAGTTTCAGAAGTTGCAATCAATGAAGAGACTGCTGAAGAGTCTCCAATGATCGATCTGCTAATGTCTGATGTGAGCGGTAAGAAGATTCTAATTGCCAAAAAGTTCCTTCTAGAAGGTAGAGTTCTTAAACAAGTGTTAGATAACCTAGGATATGAGTATGTTGTACTTGATAATCTCAGTAATTTACAAACAGAATTAGCTTCTGGAAATTATGACATTGTCTTTACTGATAGTGATTTGGTTACGGATGAAATAAGCAATATTTCTGATAATATAGCTATAATTACAGCTCAAAACTCGAAAGAACAAATAGAAAGTATCATTCAAGAGAATAGAGGATAATATAAATGGCACTAAAAGTACTAATAGTAGATGATGACTTTATCAATAGAAAATTGTTACAAACTCTTTTAAAGAAAAATCCAAAAGTTATAGAGACTATTGAAGCAGAAAATGGCTCTGATGCTTTGGATAAGCTCAAAAAAGATCCAAGTATCAATGTAGTGCTGCTTGATATTATGATGCCTGTGGTAGACGGTGTAGAATTCTTGAAGATATTTAGAGCAGACATGACTAACTCTCATATTCCTGTGATTGTACTCTCAACAGATGACACAAGAAAAACAGAAGTATTTGAGAATGGTGCGAACGACTTCCTGAGAAAACCGGTAAAAGAAGGTGATCTCAGTGCAAAATTGGAGCAGTGGTCTTAAGAACCACCGCTTCACCTTTCTAATGTTTTACAGAGCTTCAAGCTCTGTAAACTCTTCCTTCCTTTTTAATCTACAAATATCTCTTTAAGTACATCATCGATAGTTTTAACAGGAATGATCTTTACTGCATCAATTACTTCCTCAGGTATTTCATCCATATCTCTTTCATAGTTCTTAAGAGGGATTAGCGCACGCTTCACACCTGCAGTATATGCAGCAATCAACTTCTCTTTAAGGCCACCGATCGGCAAAACATTACCGGTCAGAGTAACCTCACCAGTCATTGCTATTTTGTTATCGATCTTTTTTTCACTTAGTACGGATGCAATAGCAGATACCATTGCGATACCGGCACTTGGTCCATCTTTTGGTGTTGCACCTTCAGGCACGTGGATATGCAGATCATATCGTTTATACACTTCAGAGGCATCAAGTTCTATACGTTCTTCTTTCTCATTTATTGTATGAGGTATAATTGATGGAGAGATCGGCAGTTTATGCTCATCTATCAGTATCTTAACCACAGAATGAGCAATACGTACCGATTCTTTCATTACATCACCAAGTTTTCCAGTAAGCTGTAATCCGCCTTTTCCTTTGATTTTTATCGCTTCAACGGTTAAGACATCCCCGCCGACAGCTGTCCATGCTAATCCATTGACAACACCGACTTGTGGTTCAGGGTGTACAGGTGAAATTTCAAATACTTTTTTGTCAGTGAACTTCTCAAGATTTTTCTTAGTGATCGATATCTTGTTCAAACTACGATCTTCAAGTAACCTTCTTGCACTCTTACGCATAAGGTCCGCAATACGTCTTCGTAAATTTCTCACCCCAGCTTCTCTAGTATAATCACTGATAAGGACTTTAAGCGCTTTATCACTGATAGATACTTCACTAGTTCTAAGAGCATGTTTTTTGGTTTCCTGAGGGATGAGATACCGTCTAGCAATTTCAAATTTTTCTCTTGGTGTATAGGAGTTCAATCCAATAAACTCCATCCTGTCACGTAATGGCGCAGGTATACGTCCTACCTCATTTGCCGTGGCAATAAAAATCGCTTTACTTAGATCAATATTAAAGTTTAGATAGTAATCACGATACTTAACATTCTGTTCAGGGTCAAGAATCTCAAGCAGTGCGGCAGTTGGGTCACCCCTCATACTACGCCCTACTTTATCAATCTCGTCCAGTACGATCACCGGATCCATACTTTTACCCTCTATCAGACCTTGTACCAAACGCCCTGGCATTGCCCCTACGTAAGTACGTCTGTGGCCTCTTAGTTCATTCACATCTTCCAATCCACCCAATGCAATACGCACCAAAGGTCTTCCAAGGGCCGTAGCAATTGAGTTTGCCAATGAAGTTTTTCCTACACCCGGAGGTCCTGCAAAACAGAGTATTGCTCCATTGGTCTCTTTTTGCTTCAGTCCTCTTAACGATGCCAGCTCTCGTACAGAGAAAAACTCTACGATACGCTCTTTTGGTTTTTCCAAGGAATAGTGATCTTTATCAAGTTCTTGAGCAACTTTTTCTACACTAAGGTTCTGCTTCGTAAATTTTCCAAACGGCAGATCAAGGACCCATTCCAAATAAGTTTGTAGTACGTTTGCATCTGCAGATTCAGGGTGCATACGAGCAAAACGCTCTAACTGTTTACTGATCTCTTTAAAAGCATCTTCATGCATGTGAGGCTTTAATGCTTCGATCTTTTCTCTAAAATTCGAGATCTCTTCTTCTCGCTGAGTATCAATACCAAGCTCATGCTGTATCTCTTTGAGCTGTTCTTTAAGAAAATACTCTTTGTTGGTCTGTTCGATCTTACTGTGTACTTTTGTACGTATTTCTTTTTGAATTTTTGCCGCTTCGATCTCAGAAGTAATGACATCAATAAGTGCAAGCAAACGTTTTTCAATATTCAGTTCGATATAGAGTTTGTAAGCTACCTCTTTATCCAATTTTAACATCGAGGACACAAGATCTGCGATACGGTTAGGCTCATCATTCTCTTCAATAGTACGTAAAAGATCAGCTGGGATATTACTGTTAAGAGAAGAAAGCTTCTTGATCTTACCGCGAAGGATATCCATTAGTGCATTTGTTTTCAGCTCATTATAGGGTTCAAGCTCGACAG
This is a stretch of genomic DNA from Sulfurovum zhangzhouensis. It encodes these proteins:
- the nhaD gene encoding sodium:proton antiporter NhaD, which codes for MAAEAAMHIDLTTTWVGILSLIIFVVGYYFIAAEDKYHINKAKPALFAGTLIFVLIGLYYAFNGLDGSHLHHEIEILIVEIAGIFFFLYVAMTYIEAMIDRKVFSTLRYNLVSKGYGYRKLFWITGLLAFFISPIADNLTTALILSTVLITIDARNKEFLVPSAINIVVAANAGGAWSPFGDITTLMVWVDGKGDFVDFLYLFPAAVLGWFVTAFLLSRFVPDATPPFHSDEKEEKIAPGGKVIMALFAVTIASAVLSHQVLHLPAMWGMMFGLAILKLYIYRMSREVRYDSEGVECPEVNVFSFIAKIENDTLLFFFGILAAVGGLHFLGFLEYFTALYSQFGPTAVNIGVGFLSAVVDNVPVMSAVLKSSPDMGPDFEAHAQWMLVTLTAGVGGSLISFGSAAGVGVMGKLHGIYTFSSHIKLAWTVLVGYIVSVAVWFLQFEVLHLH
- the nadB gene encoding L-aspartate oxidase; protein product: MPEKYDVLIIGAGIAGLYAAMNLPASKNVLVVCKDIPWECNTFYAQGGMTTALNEADVKLHVQDTMAAGAYHNDKQAVEILSRTSLETTPDLIKRGMKFDTGPNGNLLYTKEAAHSTERIIHAGGDATGRYIHYFMMVQNKHKLQRNTLVYDLLIENGRCYGVKATVNYQPTTIYADNVIIASGGVGSLYEYNTNSRTVSADIHGICVEKGIELADMEFMQFHPTVYVETPYARKLLLTEALRGEGAYVVGENGNRFLFDYDERGELASRDIVARGIFDYKRKTGEKVYLDFSMFDEKWFAKRFPNITQTFGALGYKFPKDRISISPAFHYSNGGIKTDINGCIDGMEGLYAIGEAARTGVHGANRLASNSLLEGVVFAKRAVDHLLSKEQKVTQTPVFDKDYGNILHKDNDKKYKHQLRKIMWEDIGIIRTKAGLHEAKNLIYDMKNREIGRLLRLRLNTASAIVEAALARKESLGSHYIES
- the uvrC gene encoding excinuclease ABC subunit UvrC gives rise to the protein MKETIQNLPDSPGVYQYFDKTGKLLYVGKAKSLKNRVKSYWRFTPLFRPNPDQSSRILMMLSEAQKVEYIIVESEEDALILENSLIKQLKPKFNILLRDDKTYPYIYIDESVDYPRFEITRKVVKGKEITYYGPFPTGGRALLDAIYEVYPLVQKKSCLKEGKVCLFYQIKKCLGPCEGKITPEEYAKIIGEVKSSITKRKKLLNVLGDKMTNLAINERFEEAAKMRDMIQSISTLTLTSNIDIADRVDLDIFAIKNGDERGVIVKLFMREGKVISSSHSYFRHTHIYDENEAYKQALLEFYGVDVPHVSKQILTAHPFEDAEQVEHTLSKRFGQRIEIITPQRGPKKKLIELALQNCDELLRKPKEKNIIEQKVADLLDLSTIPYRIETFDNSHMMGAATVGGMVVWDEGIWDKSSYRRYELHAKDEYGQMKELLSRRIEKFAEEPAPDLWILDGGQANLNLAKKLLHEAGVNLDVIAIAKEKLDAKAHRAKGSSKDLLYTDGGVIELKPTDERLHWIQRQRDEAHRYAITYHQNKKRKEDIQVSFLNQKGIGKATLKKLIDYFGTFDSIQNASLEELTRVTNEKIAKIILNQKEEQ
- a CDS encoding PAS domain-containing protein, whose translation is MQRPEPIDEEFKFEQGLIVSSTDQKGIITYANRKFCEIANYSRGELVGKNHNIVRHPDMPKAAFQELWDTIKSGKEWTGVVKNLRKDGKYYWVYSHITPIEKDGEIVGYTAARRPASQTEINEIIPVYKELLEKEKN